Part of the Deinococcus fonticola genome is shown below.
GGGCTCTCCAGGGACCGCTCAGGCAGCGTTTTTCCGTTCACGCGCGCGACCCGCTGCAGGGCCGCCTGCGCCCCGGCGTGGTCGCCACGCACCAGCAAGGAACGCGGCGAGTCCGGAATGCCGAAGCGCGCCAGCAGGCCAATCAATGCGGGCAGGGCGGCGGCACCCACCAGCCAGCGCCAGCTTTCTGCCGGGGGAAAGCGCGTGCTGAGCCACCAGGCCAGGGCCGCCACCACCACCGTGCCCACCGCCCAGAAGCTCTCCAGATACACCAGAAAGCGCCCGCGCCAGGCGGTCGGCACAAACTCGGCCATCATGGCGTAGTCCACCGGCAGAGTGCCGCCGATGGCAAACCCGGTCAGGAAGCGCAGCAGCAGCAAAAGTTCCAGGCTGGGGGCCACAGCGCCCAGAAACCCGAACACCACACTTAACGCCACCGTGATCAGGAACACCGTGCGTCGCCCGATGCGGTCGGCCAGCCAGCCCCAGAACACCGCGCCCACCAGCATTCCCGCGAAGGTTCCGGTCAGCAGGGCGGTGGCCTGTGGGGCCCCTTTCGCCAGGCCGAAGGCGGCACTGACGCCCGGCAGGGCAAAACTCATCAGCAGGACTTCCATGGCGTCGGCCGCCCAGGTCAGGCCGCAGATCGCCAGCAGCCGCCACTGAAAAGGCCCCAGGCCCAGGAAATCGATGGTTTCATCC
Proteins encoded:
- a CDS encoding MFS transporter, whose amino-acid sequence is MSRNPATVDETIDFLGLGPFQWRLLAICGLTWAADAMEVLLMSFALPGVSAAFGLAKGAPQATALLTGTFAGMLVGAVFWGWLADRIGRRTVFLITVALSVVFGFLGAVAPSLELLLLLRFLTGFAIGGTLPVDYAMMAEFVPTAWRGRFLVYLESFWAVGTVVVAALAWWLSTRFPPAESWRWLVGAAALPALIGLLARFGIPDSPRSLLVRGDHAGAQAALQRVARVNGKTLPERSLESPGPAPRNTWAALFQGVLARRSVLLGLTWFGLSLGYYGIFSWLPSYLRAQGMDLGMVYRTTLLLALAQLPGYLLAAFLVERAGRRATLTGFLAVSALGVYLFLGAGTPGAVLGAAMLLSAALLGAWGALYAYTPELFPTAVRTTGMGFTSAMARVASVVSPSVGAMLLSGHLSLALSVFAVTLAAAAACAWAIGVETRGQHLSEAGQA